One window from the genome of Bacillus tianshenii encodes:
- a CDS encoding divergent PAP2 family protein → MELLTNFPLWASLCAIFFAQFVKVPITFFATKRINWSLLTSTGGMPSSHSAAVTALATGVALDTSLGSAVFAVATIFAIITMFDATGVRRQAGEQAIVLNQLVTDFNKLVSEAKSWPKKEEEEKRQELKELLGHKPIEVFFGGLSGVLLTLLLDYLFR, encoded by the coding sequence ATGGAACTTTTGACAAACTTTCCACTATGGGCATCACTCTGTGCTATCTTCTTTGCGCAATTTGTAAAGGTGCCGATTACTTTTTTCGCAACAAAACGTATTAATTGGTCCTTGCTTACAAGCACGGGTGGTATGCCAAGCTCACATTCAGCTGCAGTTACAGCGCTAGCGACCGGAGTCGCTCTCGATACAAGTCTCGGTTCTGCTGTTTTTGCAGTGGCAACGATCTTTGCAATTATTACAATGTTTGATGCAACAGGGGTACGCCGACAAGCCGGTGAACAAGCCATTGTGCTTAATCAACTCGTTACAGATTTTAATAAGCTTGTTTCCGAAGCAAAAAGCTGGCCGAAAAAAGAAGAAGAAGAGAAACGCCAAGAATTGAAAGAACTACTTGGCCATAAGCCAATTGAGGTGTTTTTCGGTGGGTTATCAGGTGTTTTGTTAACTCTTTTACTCGATTACTTATTTCGTTAA
- a CDS encoding PLP-dependent aminotransferase family protein produces the protein MKYPFAKRVRHLQSSAVRDILKVVNQNNVISFAGGLPDDTLFPFEAVKDSFAKTMESGNKALQYAETEGYGPLREQLIERMKRKGMDQWSADNVLLTTGSQQAIDLFSRVFFNPGDIILTENPTYLAALQVFESYEAHVIAVESDEHGMVPEDLKAKMKKYRPKCIYVVPTFSNPAGRVWSQERRETLLKLAKKYHSVIFEDDPYGEIQFNPEETYTPIAAMDNGEHVLYTSTFSKTVVPALRTGWIAGPQQVIRIMSQAKQANDLHSNSLSQQMLYHLLTDFDLDAHVSKITSVYHERLKIMMNQLEKSYLPGLTYVEPKGGMFLWLELAEEVNTTDLLAEAVKQGVAYVPGAPFYVGKARQNTMRLNYTNSTPENIEKGMKALTDLFSTLKTEERITL, from the coding sequence ATGAAGTATCCATTTGCGAAACGGGTTAGACATCTACAATCTTCTGCTGTGCGTGATATTTTAAAAGTTGTAAATCAAAACAATGTTATTTCTTTTGCTGGCGGACTACCAGATGATACATTGTTTCCGTTTGAAGCAGTCAAAGACTCTTTTGCAAAAACGATGGAATCAGGTAATAAAGCATTGCAGTATGCTGAAACAGAAGGCTATGGACCATTGCGTGAGCAACTTATTGAACGGATGAAGCGTAAAGGAATGGACCAATGGTCAGCGGATAATGTATTGCTTACAACTGGTTCTCAGCAAGCGATTGATTTATTTTCGAGGGTTTTCTTTAATCCTGGAGATATAATCCTTACTGAAAACCCAACGTATCTAGCGGCATTGCAAGTATTTGAATCTTATGAAGCACATGTCATTGCAGTTGAGTCAGATGAGCATGGAATGGTGCCGGAAGATTTGAAAGCAAAAATGAAAAAGTACCGGCCGAAGTGTATTTATGTTGTTCCGACGTTCTCAAACCCTGCTGGTAGAGTATGGTCTCAAGAACGGAGAGAGACATTATTGAAGCTTGCAAAGAAATATCATTCCGTCATCTTTGAAGATGATCCGTATGGTGAAATTCAATTTAATCCAGAGGAAACATATACACCAATTGCTGCGATGGATAATGGCGAACATGTTCTTTATACAAGTACGTTCAGTAAAACGGTTGTACCTGCTCTTCGGACGGGCTGGATCGCTGGTCCGCAGCAAGTTATCCGTATTATGTCACAAGCAAAACAAGCGAATGATTTGCACTCGAATTCGTTATCTCAACAAATGCTTTATCATCTATTAACAGATTTCGATCTTGATGCGCATGTTTCAAAGATTACGAGTGTCTATCATGAACGCTTAAAAATTATGATGAATCAGCTTGAAAAAAGTTATTTACCAGGGCTGACGTATGTTGAGCCAAAGGGTGGAATGTTCTTGTGGCTTGAGCTGGCTGAGGAAGTCAATACAACAGACCTACTGGCAGAAGCAGTAAAACAAGGTGTAGCATATGTACCTGGAGCACCTTTCTATGTTGGAAAAGCAAGACAAAATACGATGAGATTAAATTATACAAATTCCACACCAGAGAATATCGAAAAAGGTATGAAAGCTTTAACAGACTTATTTTCCACGTTGAAAACGGAGGAAAGAATTACACTTTAA
- a CDS encoding ferritin: MISKNMETVFNQLIQLDYYSAQLYQAVSNYFKRMNLPGMAHWLRLQMKEEQGHALQLTDHLIERGGVVQLKEIAAMPSSFGTPLEAWTKILEHEQYVTQNYQKAYNIAVAAQDIQSASLFQKFLDEQVDEEGQSMYIVEKLKMIGDDKAALLVFDEELGRRAG, encoded by the coding sequence ATGATAAGTAAAAATATGGAGACAGTTTTTAATCAACTCATCCAGCTTGATTACTATTCGGCACAACTCTATCAAGCTGTTTCAAATTATTTTAAACGAATGAATTTGCCGGGAATGGCGCATTGGCTTCGCTTACAAATGAAGGAAGAACAAGGGCATGCCTTACAATTAACTGATCATTTAATTGAGCGAGGAGGAGTAGTTCAATTAAAAGAAATTGCCGCTATGCCTTCCTCATTCGGAACACCGTTGGAAGCGTGGACAAAGATTTTAGAGCATGAACAATATGTTACACAAAATTATCAAAAGGCCTATAACATTGCAGTGGCAGCCCAGGATATTCAAAGTGCTTCATTGTTTCAAAAGTTCCTAGATGAGCAAGTAGACGAAGAAGGTCAAAGTATGTATATTGTAGAAAAGTTAAAAATGATTGGCGATGATAAGGCCGCATTGCTTGTTTTTGATGAAGAGCTTGGACGACGTGCAGGTTAA
- a CDS encoding 5-bromo-4-chloroindolyl phosphate hydrolysis family protein gives MRSFLFKTWRGFVGLNASAIVSLVLWLGFEVDWLLAAGSVPISFFGVTTLMKARHQRNIASKNHLKSSEYKDIKRALKEAKEKLVILQRNRFKAKSVKLFKSVNQIYRYAKTIYDVVEKEPKRFYLANEFFYSNLDSAAEIVERYMFLSSQPVRDAEYMEALARTERMLKEMEECLERELKHVVSEDMENLDLELDVFKQSLERTSSRRK, from the coding sequence ATGCGTTCCTTTTTATTTAAAACATGGAGAGGTTTTGTCGGGCTAAACGCTAGTGCAATTGTATCGCTTGTTTTATGGTTAGGATTTGAGGTTGACTGGCTTCTTGCTGCGGGTTCTGTGCCGATCAGTTTTTTTGGTGTAACGACACTTATGAAAGCAAGGCATCAACGTAATATCGCTAGTAAAAATCATCTTAAAAGCAGTGAATACAAAGATATTAAACGAGCACTTAAAGAAGCAAAAGAAAAGTTGGTTATTTTACAGCGGAATCGTTTCAAAGCCAAGTCAGTTAAGCTTTTTAAATCAGTTAACCAAATTTATCGATATGCAAAGACGATTTATGATGTTGTTGAGAAAGAGCCAAAACGCTTCTACTTAGCTAATGAATTTTTCTACAGTAATTTAGATTCAGCTGCCGAAATTGTTGAGCGTTATATGTTCTTATCATCACAGCCGGTTCGTGATGCTGAATATATGGAAGCACTCGCTCGAACTGAAAGAATGCTGAAGGAAATGGAAGAATGCCTTGAAAGAGAGTTAAAACATGTAGTTTCAGAAGACATGGAGAACCTTGACTTGGAGTTAGATGTCTTTAAGCAGTCATTAGAAAGGACGAGCTCTAGGCGAAAGTAA
- a CDS encoding TIGR00341 family protein yields the protein MEMQLIEVYFPQRYRNKVDEILKKHSETILTRWTLEEDHGFILYRLMVNKDETEELLNFFENVSHIIDGFEVILHPIDTYIARQSNKDKVKKKEEKTHIQRASQQELYVTMKQVSKPDMAYILLSILSAIVVTIGIIKNSEAVVIGGMAIAPLIGPVISLAFASMLGDKTMAKSSLITVVFGLGISFLIAVAFGITFDVPYDSQAFKRRTVISMLDVLLALTAGAAGALSILQRFSSALVGVMVAVALLPPAAVVGLLTGGGQWEQMTGALLLTLVNVTCVLLSAILIFWVTGIRPATYLEKERASISTKYSFLFIAFIVVILVGAIWYSQNF from the coding sequence ATGGAAATGCAATTAATTGAAGTTTATTTCCCTCAGCGATATCGCAATAAAGTAGATGAGATTTTAAAGAAACATTCCGAAACGATTTTAACTCGCTGGACGCTTGAAGAAGATCACGGGTTTATTCTTTATCGTTTGATGGTGAATAAAGATGAAACGGAGGAACTTCTGAATTTCTTTGAAAATGTTTCGCATATAATTGACGGGTTTGAAGTAATCCTTCACCCAATTGATACGTATATAGCGCGTCAATCAAACAAAGATAAAGTGAAAAAGAAAGAAGAGAAGACACATATTCAGCGAGCAAGTCAGCAGGAACTCTATGTGACAATGAAGCAAGTAAGTAAGCCAGATATGGCCTATATTCTTCTTTCTATACTGTCAGCTATTGTAGTTACAATTGGTATTATAAAAAATAGTGAAGCAGTCGTTATTGGTGGAATGGCAATTGCTCCATTAATCGGTCCTGTTATTTCACTCGCATTTGCCTCTATGCTTGGAGACAAAACGATGGCAAAGAGCTCATTAATCACAGTGGTGTTTGGCTTAGGTATTTCATTTCTAATTGCGGTTGCTTTTGGTATCACCTTTGATGTGCCGTATGACAGCCAAGCATTTAAGCGACGAACTGTTATTAGCATGCTTGATGTATTGCTTGCACTTACTGCTGGTGCTGCTGGTGCGCTATCAATACTACAACGGTTTTCGTCAGCGTTAGTTGGAGTTATGGTTGCTGTTGCTCTTTTGCCTCCTGCTGCTGTAGTTGGGTTATTAACAGGTGGTGGACAGTGGGAGCAAATGACAGGAGCGCTTTTGTTAACATTAGTTAATGTAACATGTGTCTTGCTCTCTGCTATCTTGATCTTTTGGGTAACAGGAATTCGACCTGCTACTTATTTAGAAAAAGAACGGGCATCTATCTCAACAAAATATTCTTTTCTCTTTATTGCATTTATCGTTGTTATCTTAGTTGGAGCTATTTGGTATAGTCAAAACTTTTAA
- a CDS encoding DUF309 domain-containing protein — MHTYPLEYYEFFVKFNEGDYYTCHDLLEEIWMTDKANLFLKGLLQMCVSIYHYEYGNVKGARLMMNAAHKYLNEYRPKYWGLDLENVYDFIEQCISIIPQDIERVPFEEVDKLPKFPDLILYLEEEG; from the coding sequence GTGCACACTTATCCACTTGAATATTATGAATTTTTCGTTAAATTCAATGAAGGTGATTACTATACATGCCATGATTTACTGGAAGAAATATGGATGACAGATAAAGCAAATCTTTTCTTAAAAGGTTTATTGCAAATGTGCGTTTCTATTTATCATTACGAATATGGAAATGTAAAAGGCGCTCGTTTGATGATGAACGCCGCGCATAAGTATTTAAATGAATATCGCCCAAAATATTGGGGTCTAGACTTAGAGAATGTATATGATTTCATTGAACAATGTATTTCTATTATACCACAGGATATTGAACGTGTACCATTTGAGGAGGTTGACAAACTTCCGAAATTCCCAGACTTGATTTTATATTTAGAAGAAGAGGGTTAA
- a CDS encoding GNAT family protein, with amino-acid sequence MYKLQFVTESDFQTLIDWSGDERFLLQWAGPSMNYPLDKKQLKSFLYGSNNKDSSDRMIYKAIESETGQMVGHISLGMLNHKHRTGRIGRVLVSPAKQGEGIGEWMMREVCQIGFEEFNLHRIGLGVFDFNIGAIRCYEKIGFQRDGLLREVVSVQGDYWNMIEMSLLENEWQGSI; translated from the coding sequence ATGTATAAGCTTCAGTTTGTAACAGAAAGTGATTTTCAAACATTAATTGATTGGAGCGGTGATGAGCGTTTCTTGTTACAGTGGGCAGGTCCAAGTATGAATTATCCCCTTGATAAGAAACAATTAAAATCTTTTCTTTATGGTTCAAACAATAAAGATAGCTCGGACCGTATGATTTATAAAGCGATAGAGTCTGAAACAGGTCAAATGGTTGGTCATATTTCACTTGGAATGTTGAATCACAAGCATCGCACAGGTCGGATCGGGAGAGTGCTTGTTTCGCCAGCAAAACAAGGTGAAGGTATTGGAGAATGGATGATGCGAGAGGTATGTCAAATAGGCTTTGAGGAATTTAACTTGCATCGTATCGGCTTAGGTGTATTTGATTTTAACATTGGAGCGATTCGGTGTTACGAAAAAATTGGTTTTCAAAGGGATGGCCTGTTACGTGAAGTCGTCTCTGTCCAAGGAGATTATTGGAATATGATTGAAATGAGCTTGCTTGAAAATGAATGGCAAGGGAGCATTTAA
- a CDS encoding leucyl aminopeptidase — translation MFNVIQQFNRNEKNDALVIGVFSNRKKLEGILKEVDGAFDGELLELIREGDLSNKAKAVSKVFSFGKIGAKRVYVLGLGDEKKLKFPELREAFGKLFKTLQADKIERVSVALDTFLKKDEDGYDAAHALAEALPLATYKIRDYKQKPNEPEKDITAVDVITEAEQGLVEGGLALGFAHGNGTNTARTLTNLPGNMLTATDLANYAVSIAKKYDMEYEILDKEEMEKLGMGALLAVNQGSDEPPKMIVLKYKGTDTWEDVLGLVGKGITFDTGGYSIKPKNGIVDMKTDMGGAAAVLGAMEIIGEMKPKQNVVAVIPSTDNMISGGALKPDDVITSMNGKTIEVLNTDAEGRLALADAITYAKHHGANYLVDVATLTGGVVVALGEQTTGAMTNNEEHYEEVLQASHEEGERIWMLPLFETERKRVRNSKMADLNNSPGREGHAILAGAFLAEFAEETPWVHLDIAGTATSRTATDLGPSGATGVMARTLAVLADRMGEKNE, via the coding sequence TTGTTTAATGTAATACAACAATTTAACCGTAATGAAAAAAATGATGCCTTGGTAATCGGGGTGTTTTCAAATCGAAAAAAGTTAGAAGGGATTTTAAAAGAAGTTGATGGTGCTTTTGACGGTGAATTGTTAGAGTTAATTCGTGAAGGCGATCTTTCTAACAAAGCAAAAGCAGTCAGTAAAGTATTTTCGTTTGGCAAGATTGGTGCAAAGCGCGTTTATGTGCTTGGTCTTGGTGATGAAAAGAAGCTGAAGTTCCCAGAATTACGTGAAGCATTTGGGAAGCTCTTCAAAACATTACAAGCTGATAAAATAGAGCGGGTAAGTGTAGCGTTGGATACTTTCTTGAAAAAGGATGAAGATGGTTATGATGCCGCTCATGCACTTGCGGAAGCGTTGCCGTTAGCTACATATAAAATTCGAGACTATAAACAGAAGCCGAATGAACCAGAAAAAGACATTACGGCTGTAGATGTCATTACAGAAGCAGAACAGGGCTTAGTTGAAGGCGGGTTAGCACTAGGTTTTGCTCATGGAAATGGCACAAATACAGCTCGAACATTAACGAACTTACCTGGTAACATGTTAACAGCAACTGATTTAGCGAACTATGCGGTTTCTATTGCTAAGAAGTATGACATGGAATATGAAATTCTAGACAAAGAAGAAATGGAAAAGCTCGGAATGGGGGCTCTTCTCGCGGTCAACCAAGGCTCGGATGAACCACCAAAAATGATTGTCTTAAAATATAAAGGCACAGATACTTGGGAAGATGTACTAGGGCTTGTCGGAAAAGGAATTACCTTTGATACAGGCGGTTACTCTATTAAGCCGAAGAACGGCATTGTCGACATGAAAACAGATATGGGTGGCGCTGCAGCTGTTTTAGGTGCAATGGAGATTATTGGGGAAATGAAGCCGAAGCAGAACGTTGTAGCTGTCATTCCATCAACAGATAATATGATTAGCGGTGGAGCATTGAAGCCAGACGATGTCATTACATCTATGAATGGTAAAACAATTGAAGTATTAAATACTGATGCAGAAGGACGCCTTGCATTAGCAGATGCAATTACTTATGCGAAACATCACGGAGCGAATTATCTTGTAGATGTGGCGACTTTAACAGGGGGCGTTGTAGTCGCACTTGGTGAGCAGACAACAGGTGCGATGACAAATAATGAAGAGCATTATGAAGAAGTGTTACAGGCTTCGCATGAGGAAGGTGAGCGTATTTGGATGCTGCCATTATTCGAGACAGAGCGGAAGCGGGTGCGAAATTCGAAGATGGCTGATTTGAATAACTCACCAGGACGTGAGGGACATGCGATTCTAGCAGGAGCATTTCTTGCTGAATTTGCTGAAGAAACACCTTGGGTACACTTAGATATTGCAGGGACAGCAACTTCGAGAACGGCTACTGACCTTGGACCAAGCGGGGCTACAGGTGTGATGGCACGAACACTTGCTGTGCTCGCTGACCGTATGGGCGAGAAAAACGAATAA
- a CDS encoding toxic anion resistance protein: MSERWNLEKERQQEELFGTPSSQLDELLANPFGDIVTGDEQSLTKQEDQQQRPQTIFSQLSTENQERAKKLASQIDAKNHQAVLQYGVAAQSNLSQFSHEVLNHVQTKDTGPVGEVISELMSKIEEVNPNEFKGEKKGMFSKIFGNVKQSINQTLSKYQKIGTQIDKISVKLDKSRQGLLDDIQTLEKLFQKNREYFEALNIYIAAAEEKLQELHTNDIPKLKREAEQSGDQMKVQEVNDLIQFADRLEKRMHDLKLSRQITMQSAPQIRMIQNMNQALVEKVQSSILTAIPLWKNQVVIALTLFRQQRAVEAQKQVTKTTNDLLLKNSEMLKTNTIETAKENERGIVDLETLKTTQSNLVSTLEETLKIQQEGREKRRSAEHELMNMENELKQKLLSLKANDR; this comes from the coding sequence TTGAGTGAACGTTGGAATCTTGAGAAAGAGCGTCAGCAAGAAGAGTTATTTGGAACACCTTCCAGTCAGTTAGATGAGTTACTTGCTAATCCGTTTGGAGATATTGTTACAGGAGATGAGCAGTCTCTAACGAAACAAGAGGATCAACAGCAGAGACCGCAAACGATATTTAGTCAGCTTTCAACTGAAAATCAAGAAAGAGCAAAGAAGCTTGCTAGTCAGATCGACGCTAAGAATCATCAAGCAGTTCTACAATATGGGGTTGCTGCACAATCGAATTTATCGCAATTTTCCCACGAAGTGTTAAACCATGTTCAAACGAAGGATACAGGACCAGTTGGTGAAGTAATCAGTGAATTAATGTCCAAAATTGAAGAGGTCAATCCTAACGAATTCAAAGGTGAAAAGAAGGGTATGTTCTCGAAAATATTTGGGAATGTCAAACAATCGATTAATCAAACTCTTTCAAAATACCAAAAAATAGGCACTCAAATCGATAAAATTTCTGTAAAGCTTGATAAATCAAGGCAAGGCCTGTTGGATGATATTCAGACACTTGAGAAGCTTTTTCAGAAAAACCGTGAGTATTTTGAGGCGCTTAATATTTATATTGCAGCCGCCGAGGAGAAGCTTCAAGAGCTGCATACGAACGATATTCCAAAGCTTAAGCGTGAAGCAGAACAATCAGGCGATCAAATGAAAGTACAAGAGGTAAATGACCTTATTCAGTTTGCAGACCGTTTAGAAAAAAGAATGCATGATTTGAAGCTGAGTCGCCAAATTACGATGCAGAGTGCCCCGCAAATTCGAATGATTCAAAATATGAACCAAGCACTTGTGGAAAAAGTTCAGTCATCTATCTTAACGGCCATTCCGCTTTGGAAAAACCAAGTGGTGATTGCCTTGACACTTTTCCGTCAGCAAAGGGCTGTCGAAGCACAGAAGCAAGTAACAAAGACAACAAATGACCTGCTTCTGAAAAACTCTGAAATGCTGAAAACAAATACAATAGAAACAGCAAAGGAAAATGAAAGAGGCATTGTCGATTTGGAAACATTGAAAACAACCCAATCGAATCTTGTTTCGACACTTGAAGAAACGTTAAAAATACAGCAAGAAGGCAGGGAAAAGCGCCGCAGTGCCGAACATGAATTAATGAATATGGAAAATGAATTAAAACAAAAGCTATTGTCATTAAAAGCAAATGATCGATAA
- a CDS encoding biotin transporter BioY — MKQKRSFQTVELILAAMFVALMAIGSNITSWAPFLQIAGVPLSMGPFLSILAGLLLGSRLGALSMLVYLLVGIAGAPVFSQFKGGIAVVFGNTGGFLISYIVAAYVAGKIMEKAQAPTRSTFYIASFVGIGIIYIIGTNYMYAALNVWLGVDMGYAAAWKVMAAFAVKDIAFTILGATIAPRIYQAVHRSGTLKSLDRTVS, encoded by the coding sequence ATGAAACAAAAACGTTCCTTTCAAACAGTTGAATTAATTTTGGCCGCAATGTTTGTGGCTCTTATGGCAATCGGTTCAAATATAACATCATGGGCACCATTTCTGCAGATTGCTGGTGTACCATTATCAATGGGGCCGTTCCTCAGTATTTTAGCTGGCCTTTTACTTGGAAGCAGATTAGGCGCGTTATCAATGCTTGTTTATTTACTAGTGGGTATCGCTGGCGCTCCAGTTTTCTCGCAATTTAAAGGCGGTATCGCAGTTGTTTTTGGAAATACGGGCGGATTCTTAATTTCTTACATTGTAGCTGCTTACGTTGCAGGTAAGATTATGGAGAAAGCGCAAGCTCCAACACGTTCTACTTTTTATATCGCTTCATTTGTTGGAATTGGGATTATTTATATCATCGGTACAAACTACATGTACGCGGCACTTAACGTATGGCTTGGAGTGGATATGGGGTATGCAGCAGCTTGGAAGGTAATGGCGGCTTTTGCTGTGAAAGACATTGCCTTTACGATTCTAGGGGCAACCATTGCTCCACGTATCTATCAAGCTGTACACCGCTCTGGGACGTTAAAATCATTGGATCGAACTGTATCTTAA
- a CDS encoding SLC13 family permease, with the protein MNAVIVAVLVMLILSLFRVNVVLALVTGAIIGGLTGELSMSATIEAFTSGLGGSAEVALSYALLGGFAVAIARTGLPELLVNFALRLVGKEGESKKKAMAKVLLVLVILTISIFSQNVIPVHIAFIPILIPPLLKVFNELGIDRRLIATVITFGLTAPYILLPAGFGLIFHEILQTNMAESGLEIEMGMIPKAMLLPTLGMVVGLLVAIFFSYRTKSAYDDVELVVEEKEKEEISSIAVGFALVAVVAALVFQTISESMIIGALAGIITIYLGFFFNKNVKWKETDTMLTEGMQMMAFIGFVMIAASGFASVLRETGHVEMLVDQAAGMIGDNKSLAAFLMLVVGLLVTMGIGSSFSTIPIIATIFVPLALQLGFSPLATTALVGAAAALGDAGSPASDSTLGPTAGLNADGQHNHIWDTCVPTFLHYNIPLVLFGWLAAIML; encoded by the coding sequence ATGAACGCAGTCATTGTAGCGGTTTTGGTAATGCTTATCTTAAGCTTATTCCGTGTCAATGTTGTGCTCGCCCTTGTCACAGGTGCGATTATCGGTGGACTTACGGGTGAGCTTTCAATGTCAGCAACAATTGAAGCTTTCACAAGTGGATTAGGGGGAAGCGCAGAAGTAGCTTTAAGCTATGCGTTATTAGGAGGATTTGCAGTTGCGATTGCTCGTACAGGCCTTCCAGAGCTTCTTGTGAACTTTGCTCTTCGTCTTGTAGGAAAAGAAGGTGAAAGCAAAAAGAAAGCGATGGCAAAGGTGCTTCTTGTACTTGTTATTTTAACGATTTCAATTTTTTCACAAAATGTAATTCCAGTTCATATTGCATTTATTCCAATTTTAATTCCGCCATTATTGAAGGTATTCAATGAATTGGGCATTGACCGTCGTTTAATTGCTACGGTTATCACTTTTGGTTTGACAGCGCCGTATATTTTGTTACCTGCAGGTTTCGGGTTAATTTTCCATGAAATTCTGCAAACAAATATGGCAGAAAGCGGCTTAGAAATTGAGATGGGTATGATTCCGAAGGCAATGCTTCTGCCGACACTTGGTATGGTTGTTGGTTTGTTGGTTGCGATTTTCTTTTCATACCGAACAAAAAGTGCTTATGACGATGTTGAGTTGGTTGTCGAAGAGAAGGAGAAAGAAGAAATTTCTTCTATTGCAGTTGGATTTGCACTTGTAGCCGTCGTTGCTGCTCTTGTCTTCCAAACAATCTCAGAATCAATGATTATCGGTGCATTAGCAGGTATTATTACAATTTATCTTGGTTTCTTCTTTAATAAAAATGTAAAGTGGAAAGAAACGGATACAATGCTGACTGAAGGCATGCAAATGATGGCTTTCATCGGTTTTGTAATGATTGCAGCGTCTGGTTTCGCAAGCGTGTTGCGTGAGACAGGGCATGTTGAAATGCTTGTTGACCAAGCGGCAGGCATGATTGGTGATAATAAATCATTAGCAGCGTTTCTGATGCTTGTTGTCGGCTTGCTTGTAACGATGGGAATAGGCTCTTCGTTCTCAACCATTCCAATTATTGCAACGATCTTTGTTCCATTAGCATTGCAATTAGGATTTAGTCCGCTTGCAACGACAGCTCTTGTTGGAGCAGCAGCGGCGTTAGGGGATGCAGGTTCTCCTGCTTCTGACAGTACACTAGGACCAACTGCAGGCTTAAATGCAGATGGTCAGCACAATCATATTTGGGATACATGTGTGCCAACATTCTTACACTACAATATTCCACTTGTGCTGTTTGGTTGGCTTGCGGCCATTATGCTTTAA
- a CDS encoding cobalamin-binding protein, producing MRIISICPSNTELAAYLGLTEQLVAVDDYSDWPEQIHTLPRVGKDLDIDMEKVEALKPDLVLASLSVPGMEKNIEELEKRSLPYIILNPSSLEEIGSDLLTIGKHADCEQHAQEVKQRYDAFIETYRKRASKAQNRPTLYWEWWPKPVFTPGKTNWLTEISELAGARNVFDDQEMDNVQTTWEDVYQRKPEHICLAWVGVPFDKVKPEIVRQRPDWESLEAVKNEHLHVLEEPLYCRPSPRLLVGLKKLAHLVHPDIFPEGDLTDPLLSSPSVK from the coding sequence ATGCGTATTATCTCAATTTGCCCAAGTAACACTGAACTTGCTGCCTACCTTGGCTTAACAGAACAGCTTGTTGCAGTTGATGATTATTCAGACTGGCCCGAACAAATCCACACACTACCGCGAGTAGGAAAAGACTTGGATATTGATATGGAAAAAGTTGAAGCACTTAAGCCTGACTTAGTGCTCGCTTCATTAAGTGTTCCGGGTATGGAGAAAAACATCGAAGAGCTTGAAAAACGCAGCCTTCCTTATATTATTCTAAATCCTTCATCATTAGAGGAAATAGGAAGTGACTTACTAACAATCGGAAAGCATGCTGATTGCGAACAGCATGCACAAGAAGTAAAACAGCGATATGATGCTTTTATTGAAACGTACCGAAAGCGAGCATCCAAAGCCCAAAACCGCCCAACACTTTATTGGGAATGGTGGCCAAAGCCTGTCTTCACTCCTGGTAAAACAAATTGGTTAACAGAAATAAGTGAACTTGCAGGGGCACGAAATGTTTTTGATGATCAAGAAATGGATAATGTTCAAACGACATGGGAAGATGTTTATCAGCGTAAACCTGAACACATTTGCCTTGCATGGGTTGGTGTTCCATTTGATAAGGTAAAGCCTGAAATTGTCCGTCAACGGCCTGATTGGGAAAGCTTAGAAGCAGTGAAGAACGAGCACCTTCATGTCCTTGAGGAACCGCTGTATTGCAGGCCATCGCCTAGACTTTTAGTCGGTTTAAAGAAGCTTGCTCACCTTGTTCATCCAGATATTTTCCCAGAGGGTGACTTAACCGACCCACTGCTCTCATCTCCATCAGTTAAATAA